The nucleotide window ATGGCCGGGTGACAGCTATGCCTGATAACTTTCCAGGTGGTTGATTTTACAGTCGAATAATTGACTGTTGGCTGTTTGTGACATGCTCGTCGTTGACAGGTTGTCGGCAATCTGTTATCGGCTCGACAGCGGAGGAAAAGATGCAACGCGGAGAAATCATTGCCATCGGGTCGGAGCTCTTGCTCGGCGGGCGGCTGGATACCAATTCCATTTTTTTGAGCGATGGCTTGGCCTCAGCCGGGATTGAAGTCCGGTTTAAAACCGTTGTGGGCGATGTGGAAGACGACATCGTGGCGACCCTTCGTACAGCGGCGCGTCGGGCTGACGTGGTTCTGCTCACCGGCGGGCTTGGGCCGACCTCGGACGATTGCACCAGAGAGGCGGTGGCCCGCGCGACCGGCCGCCCCTTGCGCCGCCGGGCGGAAGCGGTTGAGGGCATGCGCAGGCGATTGGCGGCTTGGGGCAGGACTCCGTCGGCGGCGCAACAACGGCAGGGGTTGATTCCGGCAGGCGCCGAGGTCCTGGCCAATCCGGTTGGCTCCGCCCCCGGCTTCGCCTTGCGCTGGAAGGGCGCGCTGATCGCCGCCTTGCCCGGCGTGCCGGCGGAAGCGGAGCGGATGTTTGCAGCGATCCTGGCGCCGATGCTCCAACGAGAAATAGTGTCGGGGCGGACCGAGCGGCCAGAAAGAATCGAACGGCTGGTTCTTCGTACCGTCGGTCTGCCCGAGTCGGAACTCGAGCAACGGATCGCAGGATTGCTGCCTCGTTCCGGCTGCATCCGGCTCGGTCTGCTGGCTTCTCCCTTAGGGGTGGTTTTGTCACTGACGGCAGTGGTGTCCGAGAGCCGACAGGGACGGCACCAACTCGATCAATTGGAACGGGTTTTCCGAACAATCCGGAAGAAGCTCGGCAGGCATGTCTATGCCGAAGGGCCCGACACGATGGAGCAGGTCGTGGGGCGATACCTGGCGAGTCGTGGCCTGGTTCTGGCGCTGGCCGAGTCCTGCACCGGGGGGCTGATCGGCCACCGCCTGACTCAAGTGCCCGGCAGTTCCGCCTATCTGGACCGGGGCGTGGTTTGTTACAGCAACCGCGCAAAAACCGAGTTGCTGGGCGTGCCGGAGCGGTTGTTGATCACGCATGGAGCGGTCAGTGCCCCTGTGGCTGCGTCTATGGCCAAGGGGGTCCGTGCGAGGAGCCGGGCGTCGGTCGGCCTGAGCGTCACCGGCATTGCCGGGCCAGGCGGGGGAACAGCCAAGAAGCCTGTGGGCTTGGTCTATGTCGGACTCGATACGGCCCGGAGCAAAGCGGGCCAAGTCAGCAAGACGCAAGCCTTTCGTTTTCACGGTACGCGCGAGACGATTAAACTGCGAGCCTCCCAGGCGGCCTTGAATATGCTGCGGGAGTGGCTCGCCTCGACAGGCCCTCTTGGCGGACCATGATCAGAACCTTTCTGGCTGTTGAATTGCCGGCTGCTCTCACGCAGGCCATTGTTCAGGTCCAGGCCGATGTTAGGAATCGGATTTCAAGGGAACTGTCCCCAGGCATGCGCCTCCAGTGGGTGCGCCCCACTGCGATTCACCTGACCTTGAAGTTTTTCGGGGATATCCCGGAAGATCACGTGGACGATCTGCAATCTGTGGTCGGGGATGCTCTCCATTCTTTGGCTCCCTTTTCCATCGCTGTGGCAGGACTTGGTGTCTTCCCCGATCTGCGGGTGCCGCGGGTCCTTTGGATCGGGCTTTCCGCTGGACCTGAGGAGAGCGGGGGCAATCCTACGACAACCTTATCCCATCTGGACGAGACGATTGAACGGAGCGTGGAAGGACTGGGCTATCCGCCCGAGTCGAGACCCTTCAATCCCCACTTGACCCTGGCAAGAATCAAGGAAGGGTCCAAAGAGGTGGGAAGGGTGTTGGCGCGGATCGGCCTGCTGGACGTCGATGTTCAACTCGGGCAGCTGAATGTCCGAACGGTGGCCCTCGTGCAGAGCGAACGCAGACCCTCTGGCTCCATCTATACGAAGCTTTGGGAGGTTCCGCTTGGCGGAGCGGGGCAAGGATGAAGCGGCAGCCAAAAGTCCGGCTTCAAGGTCGACCAAGGCTATGCTTTCCCCCCATGACTTGGGTATAATGGCCGCTGCTACAGAAACGATGACAGAGGAAGGGCGAATGGGGGCTAGGCCGCTCATCATTCTACATTCCGCCTTCATCATTGCACGGTAAGGAGGCCTCCATGGCAGAGCGAACAGCCGAAAAAGACGAGAAAAAGCGCGCGTTGGACCTGGCGCTCTCCCAGATCGAAAAGCAGTATGGCAAAGGGGCCATCATGAAGCTGGGCGGGGCCGAGCCGGCGGCGGATGTGCCGGCTATTTCGACCGGCTCCCTGACCCTGGACTTGGCGCTTGGCGTCGGGGGTTTTCCGAGGGGACGGGTGATCGAGATTTTCGGGCCGGAATCGTCAGGGAAGACCACCCTTTCGCTCCATGCCATTGCCGAGGCCCAGAAAGCCGGCGGGGTGGCCGCCTTCGTTGACGCGGAACATGCCCTGGACCTGGGCTATGCGAAGAAGTTGGGCGTGAACGCCGACGAATTGCTGGTGTCCCAGCCGGACACGGGAGAGCAGGCGTTGGAGATCGCCGAAACATTGGTCCGCAGCGGCGCCATCGATCTTATCGTGGTGGATTCGGTAGCCGCGCTGGTGCCCAGGGCCGAGATCGAGGGGGAAATGGGCGATGCCCATATGGGACTGCAGGCCCGCCTGATGTCGCAGGCCTTGCGGAAACTGACGGCCGCGATTTCGAAATCCCAGACCACGGTCATTTTCATCAATCAGATCCGCATGAAGTTGGGCGTCATGTTCGGGAATCCCGAAACGACGACGGGCGGCAACGCGCTCAAGTTCTATTCTTCGGTCCGGCTGGATATCAGGCGGATCGAGTCCATCAAGGAAGGGCAGGACGTCATCGGCAGCCGTGTGCGGGTGAAGGTGGTCAAGAACAAGATGGCGCCGCCCTTCAAGCAGGCGGAATTCGACGTCATGTTTGCGGAAGGTATTTCGAAAACCGGGGAGCTCGTTGACCTGGGTGTCGAGAAGAAGATCATCGAGAAATCCGGGGCCTGGTATTCCTACAAAGGGGAGCGCTTGGGCCAGGGCCGTGAGGCGGTTCGTGGCTTTTTGAAAACGAACCAGACGATCGCCAAGGAAATCGAGACCCGTTTGCGCGAAGCCACCGCGCCGGCGGCCAAGCCGATCGAGAAAAAACCGGAAGGACGTCAGCCGGACGGTAAGGCGGACGATAAACGGGCGCACGTCGGGCGCGCCTCCTGACCGGACGGGGCTGGAGAGCGTGAAGCCGTTCCTCAGTCTGCGTAATTCATGAGGGTTCGTAATGAAACCGCTGAGACGCCTGGCGGGACGGGCGCGTGGAGTCGCGAGGAAGGGAGGCATCCTTGAACAGGATGTCGACCGACCGAGCGGCGAGCCCGCTCGCCTGGCCGCCTAGAACCAGCGGCCAGGTTTGTCGCAGCGGCGTGTCGGCGGTTGGAATAGAAGTCTTCATGGATCATGCAGGCTAAGATTCATCGGTCTGCCGATACCCCTGATCAAGCCGCCGAGCGGCTGGAGCAGGCGGCCCTGCGGTACCTCACTCGTCGTGATCGAACCGAGGCCCAGGTGCGGACCTATCTGGAGCGAGCCGGTGCGGCGCCGGCCTTGATCGCCGCCTTGCTCGGGCAGTTCCGTCGGCGCGGCTATGTAAATGACGCAGCCTATGCCGGACGTTGGGCTGGGGCCAGGCTCGCGCAGAAGCCAATGGGGCGCGAGCGGCTCGAAGCCGAGTTGACGGCGCAGGGGTTCGAGCCGCCGACGGTTGCAACAGCCTTGAGGCAGGCCTACGAAGGGCGCAACGAAGAGGACCTGGCGCGCAGGCTGTTGCGCGCGCGGGCCGCTCTCCGGACTCAGGCCAAGCAGGCGGCCTTGCTGCGGCGGCACGGCTTTGACGAAGCGATCATCCAGCATCTTGTAGGAGACCAGGATTCATGAAGATTCAGACCGCGGATGAGTTGCGGCAGGGGTTCCTCCGCTATTTCGGTTCGCACGGTCACCAAGCCGTGCCCAGCTCTCCGCTGATTCCGCAGGCGGACCCGACCATCCTGTTTGCCAACGCGGGAATGAACCAGTTCAAACGGGTCTTTCTCGGCGAGGAGGTCAGGACCTATCGCCGCGCCGTGACCGTTCAGAAGTGCATGCGGGCCGGCGGCAAGCACAACGACCTGGAGAACGTCGGCTACACGGGCCGGCACCATACCTTCTTCGAGATGCTCGGGAATTTTTCGTTCGGGGACTATTTCAAGGAAGAGGCGATCCATTTCGGGTGGGATTTCCTGACCAACGTGGTCGGGTTGCCGAAGGACCGACTCTGGGTCACGGTCTTTCGCGACGACGACGAGGCCTTTCAACTCTGGGGCAAGATCGGCATGCCGACCGCTCGCATCCTGCGCTGCGGGGAGAAGGATAATTTCTGGCAGATGGCGGACACGGGTCCCTGCGGCCCTTGCTCCGAAATCCATTATGACCAGGGGCCGTCCGTGCCGGGGGACGCCGAGCCGAACGGCGAGGGCGACCGGGTCCTTGAAATCTGGAACCTGGTCTTCATGCAGTACGACCGCGATGTCAGTGGGACCTTGAAGCCGCTGCCCAAGCCCAGCATCGACACGGGGATGGGCCTGGAGCGGCTGGCGGCGGTGGCGCAGGGAGTCCACAGCAACTACGACAGCGATCTGTTTCGCCCCCTGTTGAGCGCCATCGGCGCCGAGACCGGCCGCCGCTACGGCGAGCAGCCCGTTCATGACCGGTCCATGCGCGTCATCGCGGATCACTTGCGGGCGACGGCGTTTTTGTTGGCCGACGGCGTGGTGCCTTCCAATGAAGGGCGCGGCTACGTGTTGCGCCGCATCCTGCGCCGCGCCGCCAGACACGGCCGGTTGTTGGGGGCGACGGAGCCGTTTCTCCATGAATTGACCCGATCGGTGGTCGAACAGATGGGCCGGGCCTATCCGGAGCTGCGGGGTGCGGCCGAGACCATCGCCCAGGCCACCCAGGGAGAAGAAGAGCGGTTCATCGCCACACTGGACCAGGGGTTGCCGATCCTGAACGATCTTGTG belongs to Nitrospirota bacterium and includes:
- the thpR gene encoding RNA 2',3'-cyclic phosphodiesterase, coding for MIRTFLAVELPAALTQAIVQVQADVRNRISRELSPGMRLQWVRPTAIHLTLKFFGDIPEDHVDDLQSVVGDALHSLAPFSIAVAGLGVFPDLRVPRVLWIGLSAGPEESGGNPTTTLSHLDETIERSVEGLGYPPESRPFNPHLTLARIKEGSKEVGRVLARIGLLDVDVQLGQLNVRTVALVQSERRPSGSIYTKLWEVPLGGAGQG
- a CDS encoding competence/damage-inducible protein A — encoded protein: MQRGEIIAIGSELLLGGRLDTNSIFLSDGLASAGIEVRFKTVVGDVEDDIVATLRTAARRADVVLLTGGLGPTSDDCTREAVARATGRPLRRRAEAVEGMRRRLAAWGRTPSAAQQRQGLIPAGAEVLANPVGSAPGFALRWKGALIAALPGVPAEAERMFAAILAPMLQREIVSGRTERPERIERLVLRTVGLPESELEQRIAGLLPRSGCIRLGLLASPLGVVLSLTAVVSESRQGRHQLDQLERVFRTIRKKLGRHVYAEGPDTMEQVVGRYLASRGLVLALAESCTGGLIGHRLTQVPGSSAYLDRGVVCYSNRAKTELLGVPERLLITHGAVSAPVAASMAKGVRARSRASVGLSVTGIAGPGGGTAKKPVGLVYVGLDTARSKAGQVSKTQAFRFHGTRETIKLRASQAALNMLREWLASTGPLGGP
- the recA gene encoding recombinase RecA, with the protein product MAERTAEKDEKKRALDLALSQIEKQYGKGAIMKLGGAEPAADVPAISTGSLTLDLALGVGGFPRGRVIEIFGPESSGKTTLSLHAIAEAQKAGGVAAFVDAEHALDLGYAKKLGVNADELLVSQPDTGEQALEIAETLVRSGAIDLIVVDSVAALVPRAEIEGEMGDAHMGLQARLMSQALRKLTAAISKSQTTVIFINQIRMKLGVMFGNPETTTGGNALKFYSSVRLDIRRIESIKEGQDVIGSRVRVKVVKNKMAPPFKQAEFDVMFAEGISKTGELVDLGVEKKIIEKSGAWYSYKGERLGQGREAVRGFLKTNQTIAKEIETRLREATAPAAKPIEKKPEGRQPDGKADDKRAHVGRAS